From the genome of Vicia villosa cultivar HV-30 ecotype Madison, WI linkage group LG2, Vvil1.0, whole genome shotgun sequence, one region includes:
- the LOC131648128 gene encoding chromatin remodeling protein EBS-like: MVAITMQSKNTYTIRGTKKIVRAGDCVSLRPTVASKPIMARIEKIESDNMNRTRVHVRWYYRPEEAIGGRKSFHGEKELFLSDYHDVHNADTIEGKVFVHTLKRYTKLATVGAEDYFCRFQYKVTTGTFKPRRVPVFCKCEMPYNPDRFMAVCGTCDERYHPECVGITLGKAMRLQGLGFACSDCYPSDCDLN; the protein is encoded by the exons ATGGTGGCGATAACAATGCAAAGCAAGAACACATACACAATCAGAGGCACCAAAAAGATCGTTAGAG CTGGAGACTGTGTTTCGCTACGCCCAACCGTAGCGAGCAAACCGATCATGGCTCGCATCGAGAAGATCGAGTCTGATAACATGAACCGCACAAGGGTTCATGTTAGATGGTACTATCGACCGGAAGAAGCGATCGGAGGACGCAAATCGTTTCATGGAGAGAAGGAGCTGTTTTTGTCTGATTATCATGATGTTCATAATGCTGACACCATTGAAGGGAAGGTTTTTGTGCACACTTTGAAGAGATACACTAAGCTTGCGACTGTTGGTGCTGAAGATTACTTTTGTAGGTTTCAGTACAAAGTTACTACCGGGACTTTTAAACCTCGTCGCGTCCCTGT GTTTTGTAAATGTGAAATGCCTTATAACCCAGATAGGTTTATGGCGGTGTGTGGGACATGCGACGAAAG gTACCATCCTGAGTGTGTGGGTATAACTCTTGGAAAAGCCATGAGATTGCAGGGGTTAGGATTTGCTTGTTCTGATTGTTATCCATCTGATTGTGATTTGAATTAG
- the LOC131648129 gene encoding callose synthase 12-like has product MFPSEGSTHPDDDVEPYNIIPLHNDLNSDHPSLRFPEVRAAFSALRTVGDLRLPPRWEPHMDLLDWLALFFGFQNDNVRNQREHLILHLANAQMRLNPPPDNIDSLESTVLRSFRKYLLRNYSNWCSYLAVKPSVWLPDLSATNSDHRRELLYVSLYLLIWGESANLRFIPECICYIFHHMAMDLNRIFHKQYDYDPSYDPQNGYGFLNSVVKPIYETVKFEADINSGNGTEPHAKWRNYDDINEYFWTKRCFSKLKWPIDGGSSFFVGNRVGKTGFVERRSFWNLFRSFDRLWMMLILFLQAAIIVGWRDRDYPWRVVLEDRDVQVRLLTVLFTWSALRFFQSLLDIVMQWRLVSRETKMLGVRMVLKIIVAAGWIVVFAYFYAKVLSQRNHDKNWSVEANKRLRTFLEVALVFVIPELLALALFILPWVRNFMENRNWRIFYMLSWWFQGRIYVGRGLSQGLVDNIKYTLFWAVVLASKFSFSYFLQIYPMIAPSKAVLGLTDVEYHWHEFFKKGNVFALGILWIPVVLIYLMDIQIWYSIYSSLVGATVGLFAHLGEIRSMQQLRLRFQFFATAVLFNLMPEEQLLSGTGTLISKVKDAVRRMKLRYGLGKPFQKLESNQAEAKKFALLWNEIILSFREEDIISDKEVELLELPNSAWNVRVIRWPCFLLCNELLLALSQAKELVDSPDRRLWRKICKHEFRRCAVIEAYDCIKHLLLEIIRPDSEEHSIVTVLFQEIDHSLEIGTFTKVFKTTALPQLHNKLIKLVELLNKGKKNANQLVNTLQALYEISMRDFFKEKRNNERLKEDGLAPQNSVSSAILLFENAIQFPDTMNDNFYRQIRRLHTILTSRDSMQKVPINLEARRRLSFFSNSLFMNMPHAPQVEKMMAFSVLTPYYSEEVVYSKEQLRTGNEDGISTLYYLQTIHEDEWKNFMERMRREGMMKDKDIWTDKLRELRSWASYRGQTLSRTVRGMMYYYKALKLLAFLDSASEVEIREGSRELVSLNQDSSDGINSEKSPSFSRASSSANLFRGHDYGTALMKFTYVIACQIYGSQKERKDPHADEILYLMKNNEALRVAYVDEVHTGRDEKEYYSVLVKYDQQLEREVEIYRVKLPGPLKLGEGKPENQNHAIIFTRGDAVQTIDMNQDNYFEEALKMRNLLEEFRHYYGIRKPTILGVREHIFTGFVSSLAWFMSAQESSFVTLGQRVLANPLKIRMHYGHPDVFDRFWFITRGGISKASRVINISEDIFAGFNCTLRRGNITHHEYIQVGKGRDVGLNQISMFEAKVASGNGEQVLSRDVYRLGHRLDFFRMLSFFYTTVGFFFNTMMVVLTVYAFLWGRLLLALSGVEAAMESNSNSNKALAMILNQQFLVQIGLFTALPMIVENSLEHGFLPAVWEFLTMQLQLSSVFYTFSMGTRSHFFGRTILHGGAKYRATGRGFVVEHKSFAENYRLYARSHFVKAIELGLILLIYASHSVVSSKTFVYLAMTISSWFLVASWIMAPFVFNPSGFDWLKTVYDFDDFMNWIWFRGSVFAKAEDSWEKWWYEEQDHLKVTGFWGKLMEIVLDLRFFVFQYGIVYQLDIAAGSTSIAVYLLSWIYVFVVFGVYVVVAYARNEYDAKHHIYYRLVQSIVVVLAILVIVALLEFTEFKFIDLFSSLLAFIPTGWGMLLIAQVFRPFLQHTIIWHGVVALARLYDILFGIIVMAPVAVLSWLPGFQAMQTRILFNEAFSQGLRIFQMVTGKKSQS; this is encoded by the exons ATGTTCCCTAGTGAAGGgag CACTCATCCCGACGACGACGTCGAACCCTACAACATCATCCCCCTCCACAACGACCTCAACTCCGACCACCCTTCCCTCCGCTTCCCCGAAGTCCGCGCCGCATTCTCTGCTCTCCGCACCGTCGGAGACCTCCGCCTCCCTCCTCGATGGGAGCCTCACATGGACCTCCTCGATTGGCTCGCTCTCTTCTTCGGCTTCCAAAATGACAACGTCCGCAACCAACGCGAGCATCTCATCCTCCATCTCGCCAACGCTCAGATGCGTCTCAACCCTCCCCCAGACAACATAGACTCTCTCGAATCCACCGTCCTCCGTTCCTTCCGTAAATACCTCCTCCGTAACTACTCTAACTGGTGCTCGTATCTCGCAGTCAAGCCCAGTGTCTGGCTCCCCGATCTATCCGCCACTAACTCCGATCACCGCCGGGAGCTTCTCTATGTTTCTCTCTATCTCCTAATCTGGGGAGAGTCCGCGAATCTCCGGTTCATCCCGGAATGCATTTGCTACATTTTCCATCATATGGCCATGGACCTCAACAGAATCTTTCATAAACAATACGACTACGATCCGTCTTATGATCCGCAAAACGGTTACGGTTTTCTAAATAGTGTAGTGAAGCCTATATACGAAACAGTGAAATTCGAAGCTGATATTAATAGTGGCAATGGAACAGAACCGCATGCTAAATGGAGAAACTACGATGATATTAACGAGTACTTTTGGACTAAGAGGTGTTTTAGTAAGCTCAAATGGCCTATAGATGGTGGGAGCAGTTTCTTCGTTGGAAATCGCGTGGGGAAGACTGGTTTTGTGGAGCGCAGGTCGTTTTGGAACTTGTTTCGGAGTTTTGATAGGCTTTGGATGATGCTGATTTTGTTTCTTCAAGCTGCGATTATTGTTGGTTGGAGAGATAGGGATTATCCTTGGCGTGTGGTGTTGGAGGATCGTGATGTGCAGGTTCGGCTTTTAACTGTTTTGTTCACTTGGAGTGCTTTAAGGTTTTTTCAATCTTTGCTTGATATAGTTATGCAATGGAGGTTGGTTTCAAGGGAGACAAAGATGCTTGGAGTGAGGATGGTGTTGAAAATCATTGTTGCTGCTGGATGGATAGTTGTTTTTGCTTACTTTTATGCTAAGGTGTTGTCGCAGAGAAACCATGATAAAAATTGGTCGGTTGAAGCAAATAAGAGGTTGAGGACTTTTCTTgaggttgctttagtttttgtTATTCCAGAGCTTCTTGCTTTGGCACTTTTTATACTTCCTTGGGTTAGAAATTTTATGGAGAATAGAAATTGGAGGATTTTTTACATGTTATCGTGGTGGTTTCAGGGGAGAATTTATGTTGGGCGTGGATTGAGTCAGGGTCTTGTAGATAATATTAAGTACACTTTGTTTTGGGCTGTAGTTTTGGCCTCAAAATTTAGTTTCAGTTACTTTTTACAGATTTATCCCATGATTGCTCCATCAAAGGCAGTGTTGGGCCTTACGGATGTGGAATATCACTGGCATGAGTTTTTTAAAAAAGGTAACGTTTTTGCTCTTGGGATACTGTGGATTCCTGTTGTTTTGATATATCTAATGGATATTCAGATATGGTATTCAATATATTCGTCTTTGGTGGGGGCGACAGTGGGTTTGTTTGCACATTTGGGTGAGATTCGAAGTATGCAACAGCTGAGGTTGAGGTTTCAGTTTTTCGCCACTGctgttctttttaatttaatgccAGAGGAGCAGTTATTGAGTGGAACGGGAACACTGATTAGCAAAGTTAAGGATGCAGTTCGTAGGATGAAGCTCAGGTATGGACTTGGAAAGCCTTTTCAGAAGCTTGAGTCTAACCAGGCTGAGGCCAAAAAATTTGCTTTGTTATGGAACGAAATAATTTTGTCGTTCAGAGAGGAGGATATCATTTCTGACAAAGAGGTTGAGTTGCTGGAGCTGCCAAACAGTGCTTGGAATGTCAGGGTTATTCGTTGGCCGTGTTTTCTTCTCTGTAATGAGTTGTTACTGGCATTAAGTCAGGCCAAAGAACTTGTTGATTCTCCCGATAGGAGGCTTTGGAGAAAGATATGTAAGCATGAGTTCAGGCGATGTGCTGTGATTGAAGCATATGACTGTATCAAACACTTGCTTCTAGAGATTATTAGACCTGATAGTGAAGAGCATTCTATTGTTACCGTTCTGTTTCAAGAAATTGATCATTCACTTGAGATTGGGACATTCACTAAAGTATTTAAAACTACTGCACTTCCGCAGCTCCACAACAAGTTGATAAAACTTGTTGAATTGTTaaacaaaggaaagaaaaatGCTAACCAATTGGTGAACACCCTTCAGGCCCTGTATGAGATTTCTATGCGAGATTTTTTCAAGGAGAAAAGGAATAATGAAAGGTTAAAGGAGGATGGTTTGGCTCCACAAAATTCAGTTTCTTCTGCAATTCTACTTTTTGAGAATGCCATTCAGTTTCCTGACACCATGAACGATAACTTTTATCGCCAGATTCGACGCCTGCATACTATTCTTACCTCCAGGGATTCGATGCAAAAAGTTCCAATAAATCTAGAAGCTAGACGGCGACTTTCTTTCTTCAGTAACTCACTTTTTATGAACATGCCCCATGCTCCTCAAGTTGAGAAAATGATGGCTTTCAGTGTTCTAACCCCTTATTATAGTGAGGAAGTAGTTTACAGTAAAGAACAACTCAGAACTGGGAATGAAGATGGGATCTCAACTCTATATTATTTGCAGACTATACATGAAGATGAATGGAAGAATTTTATGGAGAGAATGCGGCGAGAGGGAATGATGAAAGACAAAGATATATGGACAGATAAACTAAGAGAATTGAGGTCCTGGGCTTCCTATAGAGGCCAGACACTATCGCGGACTGTTAGAGGAATGATGTACTATTACAAGGCTCTCAAGCTCCTGGCATTTTTAGATTCTGCATCAGAAGTAGAGATCAGAGAAGGTTCACGTGAACTTGTTTCATTGAATCAAGATAGTTCAGACGGTATCAACTCGGAAAAGTCACCATCTTTTTCCAGAGCAAGCAGTTCAGCAAATTTGTTTAGAGGCCATGATTATGGAACTGCTTTAATGAAATTCACATACGTGATTGCTTGCCAGATATACGGAAGTCAGAAGGAAAGAAAGGATCCCCATGCCGATGAAATCTTGTATCTAATGAAAAACAATGAAGCCCTCCGAGTTGCCTATGTTGACGAGGTTCACACAGGGAGGGATGAGAAGGAGTATTATTCTGTTCTGGTTAAGTACGACCAACAATTGGAGAGGGAGGTGGAAATTTACCGTGTAAAATTGCCAGGTCCCTTAAAACTAGGAGAAGGAAAGCCAGAAAATCAAAATCATGCCATCATCTTCACCCGTGGGGATGCAGTCCAAACTATTGATATGAACCAGGATAACTATTTCGAGGAGGCACTTAAAATGCGAAATCTCTTGGAAGAATTCAGGCATTACTATGGCATTCGAAAACCAACTATTTTGGGAGTGAGGGAACATATTTTTACAGGTTTCGTTTCCTCTCTTGCTTGGTTCATGTCAGCTCAGGAATCAAGTTTTGTCACCTTAGGACAGAGAGTTCTGGCAAACCCTTTAAAAATCCGAATGCATTATGGCCATCCTGATGTGTTTGACAGGTTTTGGTTTATAACTAGAGGTGGTATCAGCAAAGCTTCCAGAGTGATCAACATAAGCGAGGACATTTTTGCAGGTTTTAACTGTACTCTTCGTCGAGGTAATATCACACATCATGAATACATTCAGGTTGGAAAAGGAAGGGATGTTGGGTtgaatcaaatatcaatgtttgAAGCGAAGGTTGCTAGTGGAAATGGGGAGCAAGTACTAAGCAGAGATGTATATAGATTGGGTCATAGACTGGATTTTTTCAGGATGCTGTCATTTTTCTATACAACAGTGGGATTCTTTTTCAATACAATGATGGTGGTTCTTACTGTTTATGCATTTCTATGGGGTCGGTTATTGCTTGCTCTTAGTGGTGTTGAAGCTGCTATGGAAAGTAACAGCAATAGTAATAAAGCACTTGCTATGATATTGAATCAGCAGTTCTTAGTCCAAATTGGACTTTTCACCGCCCTTCCAATGATTGTGGAGAATTCCCTTGAACATGGGTTCCTTCCAGCTGTCTGGGAGTTTTTGACAATGCAGCTCCAACTTTCATCAGTTTTCTACACATTCTCCATGGGTACACGTAGCCATTTCTTTGGGAGGACTATCCTGCACGGCGGTGCAAAATACCGAGCCACAGGTCGTGGTTTTGTTGTGGAGCACAAAAGTTTTGCAGAAAACTATAGACTCTATGCTCGTAGCCATTTTGTGAAAGCAATTGAGTTGGGGTTAATATTACTAATTTATGCATCACACAGTGTTGTATCATCTAAAACATTTGTTTATCTAGCTATGACTATCTCCAGTTGGTTCTTGGTTGCATCATGGATTATGGCACCTTTTGTGTTCAATCCATCTGGTTTTGACTGGTTAAAAACTGTGTATGATTTTGACGACTTCATGAACTGGATTTGGTTCCGTGGAAGTGTGTTTGCTAAAGCTGAAGATAGTTGGGAAAAGTGGTGGTATGAAGAGCAAGATCATCTAAAGGTAACTGGGTTTTGGGGAAAGCTTATGGAGATTGTTTTAGACCTCCGTTTCTTTGTCTTCCAGTATGGTATTGTCTATCAGCTAGACATAGCTGCAGGAAGTACCAGTATTGCTGTTTACTTGCTATCATGGATTTATGTATTCGTTGTGTTTGGGGTTTATGTGGTGGTAGCTTATGCCAGGAATGAATATGATGCAAAACATCATATATACTATAGGCTGGTCCAGTCAATTGTTGTAGTTCTTGCCATACTCGTGATAGTTGCTTTGTTGGAATTCACCGAGTTCAAATTCATAGACCTTTTTTCTAGCTTGTTGGCATTCATTCCCACAGGCTGGGGTATGTTATTGATTGCTCAAGTATTTAGGCCATTTTTGCAGCACACCATAATTTGGCATGGTGTTGTTGCCCTGGCTCGACTATATGATATATTATTTGGAATAATTGTTATGGCTCCTGTTGCAGTACTATCTTGGTTGCCTGGCTTTCAGGCAATGCAAACCAGAATTCTCTTCAATGAAGCATTCAGTCAGGGACTCCGGATATTCCAGATGGTTACAGGAAAAAAATCTCAAAGTTGA